The following proteins are co-located in the Pseudomonas cavernae genome:
- a CDS encoding NYN domain-containing protein: MATNKPQTSRQQKHLAVLIDADNAPAAIVEGLFEEIAKYGIASVKRIYGDWTQPNLGGWKKVLLDHSIQPMQQFAYTKGKNATDSSLIIDAMDLLYTRRFDGFCLVSSDSDFTRLAVRLREEGLTVYGFGEQKTPKPFVSACDKFIYTEILRADAVEPAPEPATAPVNGASQEAKPATAPVKAQKVPVDFIAKVLDDIADDEDDWVQLGAVGSNISKLSPAFDPRLYGFKKLSELIKAQPKRFELEARGSNTTGGKDLYVRNRKPGK, from the coding sequence ATGGCCACCAACAAGCCGCAAACCTCCCGGCAGCAGAAGCACCTGGCGGTGCTGATAGACGCCGACAACGCGCCCGCCGCCATCGTCGAAGGGCTGTTCGAGGAAATCGCCAAGTACGGCATCGCCAGCGTCAAGCGCATCTACGGCGACTGGACCCAGCCCAACCTCGGCGGCTGGAAGAAGGTGCTGCTCGACCACTCGATCCAGCCGATGCAGCAGTTCGCCTACACCAAGGGCAAGAACGCCACCGACAGCTCGCTGATCATCGACGCCATGGACCTGCTCTACACCCGGCGCTTCGACGGTTTCTGCCTGGTCTCCAGCGACAGCGACTTCACCCGCCTGGCCGTGCGCCTGCGCGAGGAAGGCCTGACCGTCTACGGTTTCGGCGAACAGAAGACGCCCAAGCCCTTTGTCTCCGCCTGCGACAAGTTCATCTACACGGAAATCCTCCGCGCCGACGCCGTCGAACCAGCGCCGGAACCCGCCACTGCGCCTGTGAACGGTGCCTCCCAGGAAGCCAAACCCGCCACCGCCCCGGTGAAGGCGCAAAAGGTGCCGGTGGACTTTATCGCCAAGGTGCTCGACGACATCGCCGACGACGAGGACGACTGGGTGCAGCTCGGCGCGGTCGGCTCCAACATCAGCAAACTCAGCCCCGCCTTCGACCCGCGCCTGTACGGCTTCAAGAAACTCAGCGAACTGATCAAGGCCCAGCCCAAGCGCTTCGAACTGGAGGCCCGCGGCAGCAACACCACCGGCGGCAAGGACCTGTACGTGCGCAACCGCAAGCCGGGCAAATAA
- a CDS encoding DUF4332 domain-containing protein — MAIPLNKLVGMASELESKLKEQGIHDSDQLLDACRTPHERSELAKHCGLTRPKLLALADRADLARIHGVGGVLSDLLEHINGVKTVPDLAKQRPEHLHSELEDLIEQKKIKLVGRAPSFELVKDWIKQAKALEKIL; from the coding sequence ATGGCTATTCCCCTGAACAAGCTTGTCGGCATGGCTTCTGAATTAGAAAGCAAACTGAAGGAGCAAGGGATACACGATAGCGATCAACTCTTAGACGCATGTCGGACACCCCACGAGAGAAGCGAATTAGCAAAGCACTGCGGTCTGACAAGGCCAAAGCTCTTAGCATTGGCCGACCGCGCAGATCTGGCTCGTATTCATGGGGTCGGTGGAGTTTTATCCGACCTATTAGAACACATTAATGGAGTGAAAACGGTTCCCGATCTTGCCAAACAACGGCCAGAACATTTGCACTCTGAGTTGGAGGATTTGATAGAACAAAAGAAAATCAAATTGGTAGGTAGGGCACCCTCCTTTGAATTGGTGAAAGACTGGATAAAACAGGCCAAAGCTTTGGAAAAGATACTGTAG
- a CDS encoding zinc ribbon domain-containing protein YjdM — protein MSTLPPCPKCNSEFTYEDGAQLICPECAHEWSASAGAEAAGEGDKVIKDAVGNVLQDGDTVTVIKDLKVKGSSLVVKVGTKVKSIRLVDGDHDIDCKIDGIGAMKLKSEFVKKV, from the coding sequence GTGAGCACTCTGCCGCCCTGCCCCAAATGCAATTCCGAATTCACCTATGAAGACGGCGCCCAGCTGATCTGCCCGGAGTGCGCCCACGAGTGGTCCGCCAGCGCCGGCGCGGAAGCCGCCGGCGAAGGCGACAAGGTGATCAAGGATGCGGTCGGCAACGTCCTCCAGGACGGCGACACTGTCACCGTGATCAAGGACCTCAAGGTCAAGGGCTCGTCACTGGTGGTCAAGGTCGGCACCAAGGTCAAAAGCATCCGTCTGGTCGACGGCGACCACGACATCGACTGCAAGATCGACGGCATCGGCGCGATGAAGCTGAAATCGGAGTTCGTGAAGAAGGTCTGA
- a CDS encoding sodium:solute symporter family protein, translating into MLIWFVAAYLLVTVGIGFYASTRVKNSSDFAAGGRSMGFPIVAAMVFATWFGSEAVLGIPASFIEEGFAGIIEDPFGSFGCLMLVGLFIARPLYRMNLLTIGDYFRKRFGRNVELITSLVIIASYLGWIAAQLTALGVVFNVLSDGSISTTQGMLLGTVIVLVYTLFGGMWSVALTDFFQMIIIVVGLVYLTWLIGDMAGGADVVIAHAADAGKFTFINSFEPKDVVAFIGAALTMMLGSIPQQDVYARVMSAKTENIAARASMFGAGFYLCFCMLPIFLTYAASMIDPEMVKRWLAEDAQMILPHLILERTPLFAQIMFFGALLSAIMSTASGTLLAPSVTFTENVLKRFLPDMNDKQFLLAMRLTIVACTIFTSVFALYSDASIYEMVGNAYKVTLVAAVVPLLAGLFWKRATTQGALFAIAFGLVSWGYLEYSLTDAAFWPPQLAGLLFSLAGMLIGSLLPQFMGRRDALAQGSTQTA; encoded by the coding sequence ATGCTGATCTGGTTTGTTGCGGCCTACCTGTTGGTCACGGTGGGTATCGGTTTCTACGCTTCCACCCGTGTGAAAAACTCCAGCGACTTCGCTGCCGGCGGGCGCAGCATGGGCTTCCCCATCGTCGCCGCCATGGTCTTCGCCACCTGGTTCGGCTCCGAAGCCGTGCTGGGTATTCCGGCGAGCTTCATCGAGGAAGGTTTCGCCGGCATCATCGAGGACCCGTTCGGCTCCTTCGGCTGCCTGATGCTGGTCGGTCTGTTCATCGCGCGTCCGCTGTACCGCATGAATCTGCTGACCATCGGTGACTATTTCCGCAAGCGCTTCGGGCGGAATGTCGAGCTGATCACCAGCCTGGTGATCATCGCCTCCTACCTGGGCTGGATCGCCGCCCAGCTCACCGCGCTCGGCGTGGTGTTCAACGTGCTCTCCGACGGTTCCATCAGCACCACCCAGGGCATGCTGCTGGGCACCGTGATCGTGCTGGTCTACACCCTGTTCGGCGGCATGTGGTCGGTGGCGCTGACCGACTTCTTCCAGATGATCATCATCGTCGTCGGTCTGGTCTACCTGACCTGGCTGATCGGCGACATGGCCGGCGGTGCCGATGTGGTGATCGCCCATGCCGCGGATGCCGGCAAGTTCACTTTCATCAACAGCTTCGAGCCGAAGGACGTGGTCGCCTTCATCGGTGCGGCACTGACCATGATGCTCGGCTCGATTCCGCAGCAGGACGTGTATGCCCGGGTGATGTCGGCCAAGACCGAGAATATCGCCGCGCGCGCCTCGATGTTCGGCGCCGGCTTCTACCTGTGCTTCTGCATGCTGCCGATCTTCCTCACCTACGCCGCCTCGATGATCGACCCGGAAATGGTCAAACGCTGGCTGGCCGAGGATGCGCAGATGATCTTGCCGCACCTGATCCTCGAACGGACCCCGCTGTTCGCCCAGATCATGTTCTTCGGTGCACTGCTATCGGCGATCATGTCCACCGCCTCCGGTACCCTGCTGGCGCCGTCGGTGACCTTCACCGAGAACGTGCTCAAGCGCTTCCTGCCGGATATGAACGATAAGCAGTTCCTCTTGGCCATGCGTCTGACCATCGTCGCTTGCACCATCTTCACCAGCGTCTTCGCCCTGTACTCGGATGCGAGCATCTACGAGATGGTCGGCAACGCCTATAAGGTGACCCTGGTCGCCGCCGTGGTGCCGTTGCTCGCCGGGCTGTTCTGGAAGCGCGCGACCACCCAGGGCGCGCTGTTCGCCATCGCCTTCGGCCTGGTGTCGTGGGGTTACCTGGAATACAGCCTGACCGACGCCGCCTTCTGGCCGCCGCAACTGGCCGGCCTGCTGTTCAGCCTGGCGGGCATGCTGATCGGTTCGCTGCTGCCGCAGTTCATGGGCCGCCGTGACGCGCTGGCGCAGGGCAGCACGCAGACGGCCTGA
- a CDS encoding multiheme c-type cytochrome encodes MDQVDAAAERTQPASARAAAIGIASRSSISRLLYLLACLFTAALAAAGEPQGNGNQGDDKWLEPARSRLMGEAGGLPFFPHRANTTDNAVLKVQDFDDAQVCGACHTEIYKQWRSSMMAQSWEEPLYRALLKQASEATDGKVDNFCTGCHTPIGLTTGQITSAVNRSSIEDSAKNTPMPGVDCETCHNISARTGLDNGAYVLSPRANGKPTKFGPRKDAVSPYHDTVYSPLHTRSDFCATCHNVTHPFSSVAVERTYDEWLESPYSLNGETCQSCHMPGFAGKAAVMGPDRENVASHWFSGANATLLTYLGQHESAQRARDMLARAGEIQFQPLPAAVAPGRYTTVAVKVANVGAGHKLPTGFPEGREMWIDFRVQDASGREIYRLGAVKDGKTEDGTRNFKVRLGDKDGHELDVEVWNATQILSDSRILPKGYDVREFAFLVPADAVGPLSLSAELNYWPFSQKLADYLLGKGKLQVEITRMAKATQSLPLSAYVAEGGLSAPSPCPDRRTAWASGGPVPLCVPERRWGEGLQARAP; translated from the coding sequence ATGGATCAGGTGGATGCTGCCGCAGAACGTACACAGCCAGCCTCGGCGCGCGCCGCCGCTATTGGGATCGCCAGTAGATCCTCCATCAGCCGTCTTCTGTACTTGCTCGCCTGCCTGTTCACGGCGGCGCTGGCCGCCGCCGGCGAGCCGCAGGGCAATGGCAACCAGGGCGATGACAAGTGGCTGGAGCCGGCACGCTCCAGGCTCATGGGGGAGGCTGGCGGGCTGCCGTTCTTCCCGCACCGGGCCAACACCACGGACAATGCCGTGCTGAAGGTGCAGGACTTCGACGATGCCCAGGTCTGTGGCGCCTGCCACACGGAGATCTACAAACAATGGCGCTCGTCGATGATGGCGCAGTCCTGGGAAGAGCCCCTCTATCGCGCCCTGCTCAAGCAGGCCAGCGAGGCCACCGACGGCAAGGTCGACAATTTCTGCACCGGTTGCCATACCCCGATCGGCCTCACCACCGGGCAGATCACCTCGGCAGTCAACCGCTCCTCGATCGAAGACAGCGCCAAGAATACCCCGATGCCTGGGGTGGACTGCGAGACCTGCCACAACATCAGCGCCCGCACCGGCCTGGACAATGGCGCCTATGTCCTGAGCCCGCGTGCAAACGGTAAGCCGACCAAGTTCGGCCCGCGCAAGGATGCCGTTTCGCCCTATCACGACACGGTGTATTCGCCGCTGCACACGCGTTCGGACTTCTGCGCGACCTGCCACAACGTCACCCACCCATTCAGCAGCGTGGCGGTCGAGCGCACCTATGACGAATGGCTGGAGAGCCCCTACAGCCTCAACGGCGAAACCTGTCAGAGCTGCCACATGCCGGGGTTCGCCGGCAAGGCGGCAGTCATGGGGCCAGACCGCGAGAATGTCGCCTCGCATTGGTTCAGCGGCGCCAACGCCACGCTGCTCACCTACCTCGGCCAGCACGAAAGCGCGCAGCGGGCGCGCGACATGCTCGCGCGCGCCGGCGAGATTCAGTTCCAGCCGCTGCCGGCCGCCGTCGCGCCCGGACGCTACACCACGGTGGCGGTCAAGGTGGCCAACGTCGGCGCCGGGCACAAGCTGCCGACCGGCTTTCCGGAAGGGCGGGAGATGTGGATCGACTTCCGCGTGCAGGACGCCAGCGGGCGCGAGATCTACCGCCTGGGTGCGGTCAAGGACGGCAAGACCGAGGACGGCACGCGCAACTTCAAGGTGCGCCTGGGCGACAAGGACGGCCATGAGCTGGATGTCGAGGTGTGGAACGCCACGCAAATCCTCTCGGACAGCCGCATCCTGCCCAAGGGCTACGATGTCCGCGAGTTCGCCTTCCTGGTGCCGGCCGATGCCGTCGGGCCGCTCAGTCTGAGCGCGGAGCTGAACTACTGGCCGTTCTCGCAGAAGCTCGCCGACTACTTGCTCGGCAAGGGCAAGTTGCAGGTGGAAATCACCCGGATGGCCAAGGCCACGCAGAGCCTGCCGCTGTCGGCCTATGTGGCGGAAGGCGGCCTGTCGGCGCCGTCGCCGTGCCCCGATCGCCGGACGGCCTGGGCGTCCGGCGGCCCGGTCCCGCTGTGCGTCCCCGAACGGCGCTGGGGAGAAGGCTTGCAGGCGCGTGCGCCCTAG
- a CDS encoding gamma-glutamyl-gamma-aminobutyrate hydrolase family protein yields the protein MSKPLIGLPLCRWQLTDRDIGWFHLVGEKYISSVTGFGAFPLMIPAFADELDMDTVLDSVSGIMFGGSLSNVHPSFYGDSAEGVGLSDKPRDATVLRLMRACLERGIPFLGICRGAQEMNVLFGGTLHRQVHEVPGRLDHREVKDVPDDVAYGPIHKVALTEGGVLHTLLGEREVAVNSLHGQGIDRLGEGLQIEAVAEDGQIEAVSVIGAKAFALGVQWHPEYRYWENPQYNLLLQAFHDAAKDYQAKKSEKRREAAVA from the coding sequence ATGAGCAAACCCCTGATTGGCCTCCCCCTGTGCCGCTGGCAGCTGACCGACCGTGACATTGGCTGGTTTCATCTGGTGGGCGAAAAGTACATCAGCTCGGTCACCGGTTTCGGTGCCTTCCCGCTGATGATCCCGGCCTTTGCCGATGAGCTGGACATGGATACCGTGCTGGATAGCGTCTCGGGCATCATGTTCGGCGGTTCGCTGTCCAACGTGCACCCGAGCTTCTATGGTGATTCGGCCGAAGGCGTAGGCCTGAGTGACAAGCCACGCGACGCCACCGTGCTGCGCCTGATGCGCGCCTGCCTGGAGCGCGGCATTCCTTTCCTCGGCATCTGCCGTGGCGCACAGGAAATGAACGTGCTGTTCGGCGGCACCCTGCATCGCCAGGTTCACGAAGTGCCGGGTCGCCTGGATCATCGCGAGGTCAAGGACGTGCCGGACGATGTGGCCTATGGCCCGATCCACAAGGTCGCCCTGACCGAGGGTGGCGTGTTGCACACGCTGCTGGGTGAGCGCGAAGTGGCGGTCAACTCGCTGCACGGCCAGGGTATCGATCGCCTTGGCGAAGGTCTGCAGATCGAGGCCGTTGCCGAAGATGGGCAGATCGAAGCGGTTAGCGTGATCGGCGCCAAAGCCTTTGCCCTCGGCGTGCAGTGGCACCCGGAATATCGCTACTGGGAAAATCCGCAGTACAACCTGTTGCTGCAGGCTTTTCATGATGCGGCGAAGGATTATCAGGCCAAGAAGTCTGAGAAACGCAGGGAGGCGGCGGTAGCCTGA
- a CDS encoding phytanoyl-CoA dioxygenase family protein yields the protein MNLSATAPALTAERLQALHTQGYALLRNVLDSQQIGELRHAIDQLKPIHWDYSGLLDHYKCVFNRDPLWLAYLDLPGLIELAEAALGADCHVIGQTAWRCHPGFIGAALHQDYQVMELPAALLADPTFELPMQICTAHLYLNDIDANLCPTLVIPGSHRAGRKPAPGETHWHGRTPEPVLCRAGDALLFRSELWHAGSRNRTADRTRYLLQVHYGRRMVAQKFSPYLHFHFNPEVLAACTPRQRRLLGEHAEAEYD from the coding sequence ATGAACCTCTCCGCCACCGCCCCAGCCCTGACCGCCGAGCGCCTGCAGGCGCTGCATACCCAGGGCTACGCACTCCTGAGAAACGTGCTGGATAGCCAACAGATCGGCGAACTTCGCCACGCGATCGACCAACTCAAGCCCATCCACTGGGACTACAGCGGCCTGCTCGATCACTACAAATGCGTGTTCAACCGCGATCCGCTGTGGCTGGCCTATCTCGACCTGCCGGGGCTGATCGAACTGGCCGAAGCGGCCCTGGGCGCCGACTGCCATGTCATCGGTCAGACCGCCTGGCGCTGCCATCCCGGCTTCATCGGCGCCGCGCTGCACCAGGACTATCAGGTCATGGAACTGCCCGCGGCGCTGCTGGCCGATCCGACCTTCGAGCTGCCGATGCAGATCTGCACCGCACACCTGTACCTCAACGACATCGACGCCAACCTCTGCCCGACCCTGGTGATCCCCGGCAGCCACCGCGCCGGACGCAAGCCCGCGCCCGGCGAAACGCACTGGCACGGGCGCACGCCCGAGCCGGTGCTGTGCCGGGCCGGCGACGCGCTGCTGTTTCGCAGCGAGCTGTGGCACGCCGGCAGCCGCAACCGCACCGCCGACCGCACCCGCTACCTGCTGCAGGTGCACTACGGCCGGCGCATGGTGGCGCAGAAGTTCTCGCCCTATCTGCACTTTCACTTCAACCCCGAGGTACTGGCCGCCTGTACCCCACGCCAGCGGCGTCTGCTCGGCGAACATGCAGAGGCCGAGTACGACTGA
- a CDS encoding REP-associated tyrosine transposase gives MTSYRRDHTPGATWFFTLNLADRRSRLFTEHIDQLRAAFRYTMRRHPWRIDAIAILPDHLHALCTLPDGDADYALRWRLIKTHFSRALPHNESTSPSRERRGERGIWQRRYWEHRIRDDQDFTRHVDYIHHNPRKHGHVERVADWPWSSFRRYVREGWLPENWAGGEEMEGDVGERGNSDGR, from the coding sequence ATGACCTCATACCGCCGCGACCACACGCCAGGCGCCACCTGGTTCTTCACCCTCAACCTCGCCGACCGCCGCAGCCGTCTGTTCACCGAGCACATCGACCAACTGCGCGCCGCCTTCCGCTACACCATGCGCCGCCACCCCTGGCGCATCGACGCCATCGCCATCCTCCCCGATCACCTCCACGCGCTCTGCACCTTGCCCGACGGCGATGCCGACTACGCCCTGCGCTGGCGCCTGATCAAAACCCACTTCTCCCGCGCCTTGCCCCACAACGAATCCACCTCGCCCAGCCGCGAGCGCCGCGGCGAACGCGGCATCTGGCAACGCCGCTATTGGGAACACCGCATCCGCGACGACCAGGATTTCACCCGTCACGTCGATTACATCCACCACAACCCGCGCAAGCACGGGCATGTGGAGCGGGTGGCGGATTGGCCGTGGTCGTCGTTTCGCCGCTACGTGCGCGAGGGGTGGTTGCCCGAGAATTGGGCGGGTGGCGAAGAAATGGAAGGCGATGTGGGCGAACGCGGCAACAGTGATGGGAGATAG
- a CDS encoding nuclear transport factor 2 family protein yields the protein MQTTRDLTAIGETVHTYFEGMHLGDTARLRQAFHPQAFLFGYFNDAFCHDSLDAWMREVESTPKPAENGEPFDMRIVATDVTGRVATVKVAALYLGLRFTDYLTLAQFGERWQIVNKAYHHD from the coding sequence ATGCAAACCACCCGCGACCTGACCGCCATCGGCGAAACGGTGCACACCTACTTCGAGGGCATGCACCTGGGCGACACCGCCCGCCTGCGCCAGGCCTTCCACCCCCAGGCGTTTCTCTTCGGCTACTTCAACGACGCGTTCTGCCACGACTCCCTCGACGCCTGGATGCGCGAGGTGGAAAGCACGCCCAAACCCGCCGAAAACGGCGAGCCCTTCGACATGCGCATCGTCGCCACCGACGTCACCGGCCGGGTGGCGACGGTCAAGGTGGCCGCGCTCTACCTCGGCCTGCGCTTCACCGACTACCTGACCCTAGCCCAGTTCGGCGAGCGCTGGCAGATAGTCAACAAGGCCTACCACCACGACTGA
- a CDS encoding DUF2971 domain-containing protein has product MTINSDTKFYKYYAFNTNNLEAITHPYLWFSKPSDFNDPFEGIFDYHTNYEKPEETLKAIQSILRPLESQASSTTKQIIEIIAQQSGAAQAVSFFCSNTAQNIFTYASSIHKQKGICCLFSETEKHPLSEKQILMWSHYAQGLKGFRVEFHAEKLIESIDRKVQAHPINYSHQPPTIDIVKLLHEQLTINAPPTEQYLKLLMTKHISWKYESEFRLFSELDGQATYSPSAIKEVVVGEKMPENSKKLMKKIMREQSLPVRLARINKRNYEFEIVDL; this is encoded by the coding sequence ATGACGATCAATAGCGATACTAAATTTTACAAATATTACGCATTCAATACCAACAACCTAGAAGCAATAACGCATCCATACTTGTGGTTTTCTAAGCCCTCAGACTTCAACGACCCATTTGAAGGCATATTTGATTACCATACAAATTATGAAAAACCAGAAGAAACACTCAAAGCTATTCAGAGCATTCTTCGCCCCCTAGAAAGCCAAGCATCTAGCACGACAAAACAAATAATCGAAATCATTGCCCAGCAAAGTGGAGCAGCCCAAGCTGTCAGCTTTTTTTGCAGCAATACAGCACAAAACATCTTTACCTACGCATCATCTATTCATAAACAGAAAGGGATATGCTGCTTGTTTTCCGAAACAGAGAAACACCCTCTCTCCGAGAAACAGATATTAATGTGGAGTCACTACGCCCAAGGCTTAAAAGGATTTAGAGTCGAGTTCCACGCTGAGAAACTTATTGAAAGCATTGACCGAAAAGTCCAAGCCCACCCTATAAATTACAGCCACCAACCACCAACAATAGACATAGTAAAACTTCTGCACGAGCAACTCACAATCAACGCACCACCCACAGAACAGTATCTTAAATTGTTGATGACCAAGCATATATCCTGGAAATACGAATCTGAATTCCGCCTCTTCTCCGAGCTAGACGGGCAAGCCACATATTCACCAAGCGCAATTAAAGAAGTTGTAGTCGGCGAAAAGATGCCAGAAAACAGCAAGAAACTTATGAAGAAAATCATGAGAGAGCAGAGCCTCCCTGTGAGACTGGCAAGAATCAACAAAAGGAACTATGAGTTTGAAATTGTTGATTTATAG
- a CDS encoding LEA type 2 family protein: MSRPQYPFSRLLTLGLLTLSLAACSTLGPHDPVRINLVGLEPLPAQGLEMRFAVKLRVQNPNDRAIDYNGVALDLQVNDQPLASGVSDQSGQVPRFGESVLSVPVSISALSVFRQAWGMAGNPPRQNLPYVLRGKLSNGWWGTERFSDTGVLSLPQPAPAP, encoded by the coding sequence ATGTCCCGCCCCCAGTATCCGTTTTCACGCCTGCTGACCCTCGGCCTGCTGACCCTGAGTCTCGCCGCCTGCAGCACCCTCGGCCCGCACGACCCAGTGCGCATCAATCTGGTGGGGCTGGAGCCGCTGCCGGCGCAGGGCCTGGAAATGCGCTTCGCGGTGAAGCTGCGGGTGCAGAACCCCAACGACCGCGCCATCGACTACAACGGCGTGGCCCTCGATCTGCAGGTCAACGACCAGCCGCTGGCCAGCGGCGTCAGCGACCAGAGCGGCCAGGTGCCGCGCTTCGGCGAAAGCGTGCTCAGCGTACCGGTGAGCATTTCCGCCCTCTCGGTGTTCCGGCAGGCCTGGGGCATGGCCGGCAATCCGCCACGGCAGAACCTGCCCTATGTGCTGCGCGGCAAACTGAGCAACGGCTGGTGGGGCACCGAACGCTTTTCCGACACCGGCGTGCTCAGCCTGCCGCAACCGGCGCCGGCCCCTTGA
- the fabV gene encoding enoyl-ACP reductase FabV — MIIHPKVRGFICTTTHPQGCELNIRDQIEATRARGVRTDGPKKVLVIGASSGYGLAARITAAFGFGADTLGVFFEKPSSETKPGTAGWYNAAAFDKFAKAEGLYSRSINGDAFSDEARAQAIELIKNEMGGQVDLVVYSLASPVRKLPGSGEVKRSALKPIGEPYTSTAIDTNKDTIIQASIEPASAQEVEDTVTVMGGQDWELWIDALEQAGVLAPAARTVAFSYIGTAITWPIYWHGALGQAKVDLDNTALRLDARLQKLNGGGANVAVLKSVVTQASAAIPVMPLYLSMVFKIMKDKGLHEGTIEQLNRLFRDALYREDGQPGATDAEQRLRLDDWELRDDVQDACKALWPQVTTENLFQVTDYAGYKHEFLKLFGFERKDVDYDADVSPAVQFDVIELQG, encoded by the coding sequence TTGATCATCCATCCCAAAGTCCGCGGCTTCATCTGCACCACCACGCATCCGCAGGGTTGCGAGCTCAACATCCGCGACCAGATCGAAGCCACCCGCGCCCGCGGCGTGCGCACCGACGGGCCGAAGAAGGTCCTGGTGATCGGCGCCTCCAGCGGCTACGGCCTGGCCGCGCGGATCACCGCCGCGTTCGGCTTCGGTGCCGACACCCTCGGCGTGTTCTTCGAGAAGCCCAGCAGCGAGACCAAGCCCGGCACCGCCGGCTGGTACAACGCCGCGGCGTTCGACAAGTTCGCCAAGGCCGAAGGCCTGTACAGCCGCTCGATCAACGGTGACGCCTTCTCCGACGAAGCGCGCGCCCAGGCCATCGAGCTGATCAAGAACGAAATGGGCGGCCAGGTCGACCTGGTGGTCTACTCGCTGGCCTCGCCGGTGCGCAAGCTGCCGGGCAGCGGTGAAGTGAAGCGCTCGGCGCTCAAGCCGATCGGCGAGCCGTACACCTCCACCGCCATCGACACCAACAAGGACACCATCATCCAGGCGTCGATCGAGCCGGCCAGCGCGCAGGAAGTCGAAGACACCGTCACCGTCATGGGCGGCCAGGACTGGGAACTGTGGATCGACGCCCTCGAGCAAGCCGGCGTGCTGGCGCCGGCCGCGCGCACCGTGGCGTTCAGCTACATCGGCACCGCCATCACCTGGCCGATCTACTGGCACGGCGCCCTCGGCCAGGCCAAGGTCGACCTCGACAACACCGCCCTGCGCCTGGATGCGCGCCTGCAGAAACTCAACGGCGGCGGCGCCAACGTGGCGGTGCTGAAATCGGTGGTCACCCAGGCCAGCGCGGCGATCCCCGTGATGCCGCTGTACCTCTCCATGGTCTTCAAGATCATGAAGGACAAGGGCCTGCACGAAGGCACCATCGAGCAGCTCAACCGCCTGTTCCGCGACGCCCTGTACCGCGAGGACGGCCAACCGGGCGCAACCGACGCCGAACAGCGCCTGCGCCTCGACGACTGGGAACTGCGCGACGACGTGCAGGACGCCTGCAAGGCCCTGTGGCCGCAGGTGACCACCGAGAACCTGTTCCAGGTCACCGACTACGCCGGCTACAAGCACGAGTTCCTCAAGCTGTTCGGCTTCGAGCGCAAGGACGTCGACTACGACGCCGACGTCTCCCCGGCGGTGCAGTTCGACGTGATCGAGCTGCAGGGCTGA
- a CDS encoding gamma-glutamyl-gamma-aminobutyrate hydrolase family protein codes for MSNSNIGYNNLKIRKPVVLMSMGVQERKGHDYQVMTHKYIVPLVELSGCVPVLVPTCCGSEDLEQYLDMADGVYLTGAGSNIDPALYGQENLTPSKAQDKDRDLFDLPLIRAAIARGLPIFGICRGMQEINVALGGDMYQKLYEEPGFNDHRENTDDPVDVQYSPAHSVRLVPDSWLAKLLQGEEIRVNSLHGQGVKTLGKGLEPLARAEDGLVEAIHAPSLSPFLFAVQWHPEWQAAKNPDSVKMFQAFGDACRQQVLKKAPARTFHTAA; via the coding sequence ATGTCCAACAGCAACATTGGCTATAACAATTTGAAAATCCGCAAACCCGTCGTCCTCATGTCCATGGGCGTCCAGGAACGCAAGGGCCATGACTATCAGGTGATGACCCACAAATACATCGTGCCGCTGGTCGAGCTGTCCGGCTGTGTGCCGGTGCTGGTACCGACCTGCTGCGGCAGCGAAGACCTCGAGCAGTACTTGGACATGGCCGACGGCGTGTACCTCACCGGCGCCGGCAGCAACATCGACCCGGCGCTCTACGGCCAGGAAAACCTCACCCCGAGCAAGGCGCAGGACAAGGATCGCGATCTGTTCGATCTGCCGCTGATCCGCGCCGCCATCGCCCGCGGTCTGCCGATCTTCGGCATCTGCCGCGGCATGCAGGAAATCAACGTGGCGCTGGGTGGCGACATGTATCAGAAGCTCTACGAGGAGCCAGGTTTCAACGACCATCGCGAAAACACCGACGACCCGGTGGATGTCCAGTACAGCCCGGCCCACAGCGTGCGCCTGGTGCCGGACTCCTGGCTGGCGAAGCTGCTGCAGGGCGAGGAAATCCGCGTCAACTCGCTGCACGGTCAGGGCGTGAAGACGCTGGGCAAGGGTCTGGAGCCGTTGGCCCGCGCCGAGGACGGCCTGGTCGAGGCGATCCACGCGCCGAGCCTGTCGCCGTTCCTGTTCGCGGTGCAGTGGCACCCGGAATGGCAGGCGGCGAAGAACCCGGACTCGGTGAAGATGTTCCAGGCCTTCGGCGACGCTTGCCGTCAGCAAGTGCTGAAGAAGGCGCCGGCGCGCACCTTCCATACCGCGGCGTAA